A part of Anolis carolinensis isolate JA03-04 unplaced genomic scaffold, rAnoCar3.1.pri scaffold_10, whole genome shotgun sequence genomic DNA contains:
- the rnf19b gene encoding E3 ubiquitin-protein ligase RNF19B isoform X1, which yields MGSEKDSESPRSTSLPPQPAKCPGSGGGGNTNRRRRRLRLLSFQSVFSAAASAASSSSGPGVRRRKKAKARPEPPIASKEEEAVAKEDEEEAKKAAEVGPPEEDAGAAAAPACEAPEEAEDDEEEGVGSGSGNGSAPPSSPPPSELECPLCLVRQPSGNAPRLLSCPHRSCRACLRQYLRIEITESRVHISCPECAERLDPADIRRLLRDSPQLVAKYEEFLLRRCLASDPDCRWCPAPDCGYAVIAYGCASCPKLTCEREGCQTEFCYHCKQIWHPNQTCDMARQQRAQTLRVRTKHTSGLSYGQESGPADDIKPCPRCSAYIIKMNDGSCNHMTCAVCGCEFCWLCMKEISDLHYLSPSGCTFWGKKPWSRKKKILWQLGTLIGAPVGISLIAGIAIPAMVIGIPVYVGRKIHSRYEGKKTSKHKRNLAITGGVTLSVIASPVIAAVSVGIGVPIMLAYVYGVVPISLCRGGGCGVSTANGKGVKIEFDEDDGPITVADAWRALKNPSIGESSIEGLTSVLSTSGSPTDGLSVMQGNYSETASFAALSGGTLSGGVLLGGKGKYSRLEVQADVQKEIFPKDSVSLGAISDNASTRAMAGSIISSYNPQDRECNNMEIQVDIETKPSHYQLASGSSTEDSLHVQPQMAENEEEEEEEGEEDQEPLCHHQSCEPKDCAASQTWDITLAQPESIRSDLESSDSQSDDVPDLTSDECDSPCPQTAACLPAPCPRGAESPSAHIGQCAQAEGHRPEEIVSTLECIEARV from the exons ATGGGTTCGGAGAAGGACTCGGAGTCGCCGCGCTCGACCTCCCTCCCGCCTCAACCGGCCAAATGTCCCGGAAGCGGCGGAGGCGGCAACACCAACCGCCGGCGTCGACGCCTCCGCCTCCTCAGCTTCCAGAGCGTCTTCTCGGCCGCCGCCTctgccgcctcctcgtcgtcggGGCCTGGAGTCCGGCGGAGGAAGAAGGCCAAGGCTAGGCCGGAGCCTCCTATAGCCTCCAAGGAGGAGGAAGCCGTCGctaaggaggacgaggaggaggccaAGAAGGCCGCCGAGGTAGGCCCGCCGGAAGAGGATGCCGGAGCCGCTGCTGCCCCGGCCTGCGAGGCTCCTGAGGAAgcggaggacgacgaggaggagggCGTTGGCAGTGGTAGTGGCAATGGCAGTGCCCCTCCATCGTCGCCCCCTCCCTCGGAGCTGGAGTGCCCCTTGTGCCTGGTGCGGCAGCCCTCGGGCAACGCGCCTCGGCTGCTCTCCTGCCCGCACCGCTCCTGCCGCGCCTGCCTCCGCCAGTACCTCCGCATCGAGATCACGGAGTCGCGCGTCCACATCAGCTGCCCCGAGTGCGCCGAGCGCCTCGACCCCGCCGACATCCGGCGCCTCCTGAGGGACTCCCCGCAGCTGGTGGCCAAGTACGAGGAGTTCCTCCTCCGCCGCTGCCTCGCCTCCGACCCCGACTGCCGGTGGTGCCCGGCCCCCGATTGCGg atatgCTGTTATTGCCTATGGATGTGCCAGCTGCCCTAAATTGACATGCGAGAGAGAAGGGTGCCAGACTGAATTTTGCTATCATTGCAAACAAATATGGCACCCAAACCAAACGTGCGACATGGCCCGCCAACAAAGAGCACAAACTCTGCGGGTGCGGACAAAGCACACCTCAGGCCTCAGTTACGGACAAGAATCCGGCCCAG CAGATGACATTAAGCCATGTCCACGTTGCAGTGCCTATATCATCAAAATGAATGACGGCAGCTGTAATCATATGACTTGTGCGGTGTGTGGCTGTGAGTTCTGCTGGTTATGTATGAAGGAAATCTCTGATTTGCATTACCTCAG TCCTTCTGGTTGCACTTTCTGGGGCAAGAAGCCATGGAGTCGTAAAAAGAAGATTCTCTGGCAGCTTGGGACATTGATTGGTGCCCCAGTGGGCATTTCCCTCATTGCTGGTATTGCGATTCCAGCCATGGTCATTGGCATCCCTGTTTATGTTGGGAGAAAG ATTCACAGCCGGTATGAGGGAAAGAAGACCTCCAAGCACAAGAGGAATCTGGCGATCACTGGGGGCGTGACCTTGTCTGTGATTGCATCACCTGTTATTGCTGCTGTCAGCGTAG GTATCGGTGTCCCTATTATGTTGGCCTATGTTTATGGAGTTGTGCCGATTTCTTTATGCCGTGGTGGTGGTTGTGGTGTTAGCACAGCCAATGGAAAAGGAGTTAAAATTGAGTTTGATGAAGATGATGGGCCAATTACAG TGGCAGATGCATGGAGAGCCCTTAAGAATCCCAGCATTGGAGAGAGCAGCATTGAAGGCCTCACCAGTGTCCTGAGCACCAGCGGGAGCCCCACGGATGGACTCAGCGTGATGCAGGGCAACTACAGTGAGACGGCCAGCTTTGCGGCCCTCTCAGGAGGCACCTTGAGCGGTGGAGTGCTTTTGGGTGGGAAAGGAAAATACAGCAG ATTGGAAGTGCAAGCAGATGTGCAGAAAGAGATCTTCCCCAAGGACTCGGTCAGCCTGGGAGCCATCAGCGACAATGCAAGCACACGAGCCATGGCCGGCTCCATCATTAGCTCGTACAACCCCCAGGACAG AGAGTGCAACAACATGGAGATCCAGGTGGACATTGAGACAAAGCCAAGCCACTACCAGCTTGCAAGTGGAAGCAGTACGGAGGATTCACTCCACGTTCAGCCCCAGATGGCGGAGaacgaggaagaagaggaagaggaaggtgaGGAGGATCAGGAGCCGCTGTGCCACCACCAAAGCTGTGAGCCGAAGGACTGCGCAGCCAGCCAAACCTGGGACATCACGCTGGCACAGCCAGAGAGCATCCGGAGCGACCTGGAGAGCTCTGACAGCCAGTCGGATGACGTGCCGGACCTTACCTCGGACGAATGTGACTCCCCCTGCCCCCAAACcgccgcctgcctgcctgccccctGCCCCAGAGGTGCTGAGAGCCCAAGTGCCCACATCGGCCAGTGCGCCCAAGCCGAGGGCCACCGGCCAGAGGAGATTGTATCCACGCTGGAGTGCATCGAGGCCCGAGTATGA
- the rnf19b gene encoding E3 ubiquitin-protein ligase RNF19B isoform X2, which yields MGSEKDSESPRSTSLPPQPAKCPGSGGGGNTNRRRRRLRLLSFQSVFSAAASAASSSSGPGVRRRKKAKARPEPPIASKEEEAVAKEDEEEAKKAAEVGPPEEDAGAAAAPACEAPEEAEDDEEEGVGSGSGNGSAPPSSPPPSELECPLCLVRQPSGNAPRLLSCPHRSCRACLRQYLRIEITESRVHISCPECAERLDPADIRRLLRDSPQLVAKYEEFLLRRCLASDPDCRWCPAPDCGYAVIAYGCASCPKLTCEREGCQTEFCYHCKQIWHPNQTCDMARQQRAQTLRVRTKHTSGLSYGQESGPDDIKPCPRCSAYIIKMNDGSCNHMTCAVCGCEFCWLCMKEISDLHYLSPSGCTFWGKKPWSRKKKILWQLGTLIGAPVGISLIAGIAIPAMVIGIPVYVGRKIHSRYEGKKTSKHKRNLAITGGVTLSVIASPVIAAVSVGIGVPIMLAYVYGVVPISLCRGGGCGVSTANGKGVKIEFDEDDGPITVADAWRALKNPSIGESSIEGLTSVLSTSGSPTDGLSVMQGNYSETASFAALSGGTLSGGVLLGGKGKYSRLEVQADVQKEIFPKDSVSLGAISDNASTRAMAGSIISSYNPQDRECNNMEIQVDIETKPSHYQLASGSSTEDSLHVQPQMAENEEEEEEEGEEDQEPLCHHQSCEPKDCAASQTWDITLAQPESIRSDLESSDSQSDDVPDLTSDECDSPCPQTAACLPAPCPRGAESPSAHIGQCAQAEGHRPEEIVSTLECIEARV from the exons ATGGGTTCGGAGAAGGACTCGGAGTCGCCGCGCTCGACCTCCCTCCCGCCTCAACCGGCCAAATGTCCCGGAAGCGGCGGAGGCGGCAACACCAACCGCCGGCGTCGACGCCTCCGCCTCCTCAGCTTCCAGAGCGTCTTCTCGGCCGCCGCCTctgccgcctcctcgtcgtcggGGCCTGGAGTCCGGCGGAGGAAGAAGGCCAAGGCTAGGCCGGAGCCTCCTATAGCCTCCAAGGAGGAGGAAGCCGTCGctaaggaggacgaggaggaggccaAGAAGGCCGCCGAGGTAGGCCCGCCGGAAGAGGATGCCGGAGCCGCTGCTGCCCCGGCCTGCGAGGCTCCTGAGGAAgcggaggacgacgaggaggagggCGTTGGCAGTGGTAGTGGCAATGGCAGTGCCCCTCCATCGTCGCCCCCTCCCTCGGAGCTGGAGTGCCCCTTGTGCCTGGTGCGGCAGCCCTCGGGCAACGCGCCTCGGCTGCTCTCCTGCCCGCACCGCTCCTGCCGCGCCTGCCTCCGCCAGTACCTCCGCATCGAGATCACGGAGTCGCGCGTCCACATCAGCTGCCCCGAGTGCGCCGAGCGCCTCGACCCCGCCGACATCCGGCGCCTCCTGAGGGACTCCCCGCAGCTGGTGGCCAAGTACGAGGAGTTCCTCCTCCGCCGCTGCCTCGCCTCCGACCCCGACTGCCGGTGGTGCCCGGCCCCCGATTGCGg atatgCTGTTATTGCCTATGGATGTGCCAGCTGCCCTAAATTGACATGCGAGAGAGAAGGGTGCCAGACTGAATTTTGCTATCATTGCAAACAAATATGGCACCCAAACCAAACGTGCGACATGGCCCGCCAACAAAGAGCACAAACTCTGCGGGTGCGGACAAAGCACACCTCAGGCCTCAGTTACGGACAAGAATCCGGCCCAG ATGACATTAAGCCATGTCCACGTTGCAGTGCCTATATCATCAAAATGAATGACGGCAGCTGTAATCATATGACTTGTGCGGTGTGTGGCTGTGAGTTCTGCTGGTTATGTATGAAGGAAATCTCTGATTTGCATTACCTCAG TCCTTCTGGTTGCACTTTCTGGGGCAAGAAGCCATGGAGTCGTAAAAAGAAGATTCTCTGGCAGCTTGGGACATTGATTGGTGCCCCAGTGGGCATTTCCCTCATTGCTGGTATTGCGATTCCAGCCATGGTCATTGGCATCCCTGTTTATGTTGGGAGAAAG ATTCACAGCCGGTATGAGGGAAAGAAGACCTCCAAGCACAAGAGGAATCTGGCGATCACTGGGGGCGTGACCTTGTCTGTGATTGCATCACCTGTTATTGCTGCTGTCAGCGTAG GTATCGGTGTCCCTATTATGTTGGCCTATGTTTATGGAGTTGTGCCGATTTCTTTATGCCGTGGTGGTGGTTGTGGTGTTAGCACAGCCAATGGAAAAGGAGTTAAAATTGAGTTTGATGAAGATGATGGGCCAATTACAG TGGCAGATGCATGGAGAGCCCTTAAGAATCCCAGCATTGGAGAGAGCAGCATTGAAGGCCTCACCAGTGTCCTGAGCACCAGCGGGAGCCCCACGGATGGACTCAGCGTGATGCAGGGCAACTACAGTGAGACGGCCAGCTTTGCGGCCCTCTCAGGAGGCACCTTGAGCGGTGGAGTGCTTTTGGGTGGGAAAGGAAAATACAGCAG ATTGGAAGTGCAAGCAGATGTGCAGAAAGAGATCTTCCCCAAGGACTCGGTCAGCCTGGGAGCCATCAGCGACAATGCAAGCACACGAGCCATGGCCGGCTCCATCATTAGCTCGTACAACCCCCAGGACAG AGAGTGCAACAACATGGAGATCCAGGTGGACATTGAGACAAAGCCAAGCCACTACCAGCTTGCAAGTGGAAGCAGTACGGAGGATTCACTCCACGTTCAGCCCCAGATGGCGGAGaacgaggaagaagaggaagaggaaggtgaGGAGGATCAGGAGCCGCTGTGCCACCACCAAAGCTGTGAGCCGAAGGACTGCGCAGCCAGCCAAACCTGGGACATCACGCTGGCACAGCCAGAGAGCATCCGGAGCGACCTGGAGAGCTCTGACAGCCAGTCGGATGACGTGCCGGACCTTACCTCGGACGAATGTGACTCCCCCTGCCCCCAAACcgccgcctgcctgcctgccccctGCCCCAGAGGTGCTGAGAGCCCAAGTGCCCACATCGGCCAGTGCGCCCAAGCCGAGGGCCACCGGCCAGAGGAGATTGTATCCACGCTGGAGTGCATCGAGGCCCGAGTATGA